A DNA window from Paenibacillus sp. HWE-109 contains the following coding sequences:
- a CDS encoding Gfo/Idh/MocA family protein, with translation MTRRLKIGIIGSGGIAGAHVQAYQELADVDVVAVADMIPGKAAQFIDFWKLPSAVPFDDYRKLLELELDGVSICTPNVAHYQTTVDALRAGKHVMLEKPMSVTLEEAVEMAETAKQTGYMLNVGFQPRYDPNMKIIQDVVQSGQLGKVYYVETGGGRRRGMPGGTFISKEIAGAGAMADIGCYSLDMALNAMGYPKPLTVSAYSSNYFGTNPLYHNEASRFDVEDFGVAMIRFEDDLVLNFKISWAMHMDTLGPTLFLGTDGGLKVTPAGKGPWSGVFDGSVGAITYFHDVRGHHTESQIPLVDHKINLFHEKVRDFVEAVRDGKPAPIPGEQIVRNQAIIDGIIRSSASKREVTIDLR, from the coding sequence ATGACCAGAAGATTGAAGATTGGCATAATTGGAAGCGGAGGCATTGCAGGCGCGCATGTGCAGGCCTACCAAGAGCTTGCAGACGTAGATGTGGTAGCAGTAGCGGATATGATCCCCGGAAAAGCAGCTCAGTTTATTGATTTCTGGAAATTACCGTCTGCGGTACCCTTTGATGACTATCGGAAGCTGCTAGAGCTTGAGCTGGATGGGGTGAGTATCTGTACGCCGAATGTGGCTCACTATCAAACTACCGTAGATGCTTTGCGAGCCGGCAAACATGTAATGCTGGAGAAGCCGATGTCTGTAACGCTGGAAGAAGCGGTCGAGATGGCTGAGACGGCGAAGCAAACTGGTTATATGTTGAATGTAGGCTTTCAACCGAGATATGATCCCAATATGAAAATCATTCAGGATGTCGTCCAGTCAGGTCAACTCGGCAAGGTCTATTACGTAGAAACCGGCGGTGGACGGCGCAGAGGCATGCCTGGCGGAACATTTATTAGTAAGGAAATAGCAGGTGCAGGCGCGATGGCCGATATTGGCTGTTACTCACTAGATATGGCGTTGAATGCGATGGGTTATCCGAAACCGCTTACCGTATCCGCTTACAGCAGTAATTATTTTGGGACTAACCCGCTCTATCACAATGAAGCTAGCCGCTTTGATGTGGAAGACTTCGGGGTTGCGATGATCCGATTCGAAGATGATCTCGTGCTTAATTTTAAAATATCATGGGCCATGCATATGGACACGCTGGGTCCAACATTATTTCTGGGCACAGATGGCGGTCTCAAGGTGACGCCTGCGGGCAAGGGCCCATGGAGCGGGGTTTTTGATGGAAGTGTGGGGGCGATTACGTATTTCCATGATGTGCGTGGTCATCATACAGAGAGTCAAATTCCATTAGTCGATCACAAGATTAATTTATTTCATGAAAAAGTTCGCGATTTTGTGGAAGCTGTGCGTGACGGTAAGCCCGCGCCGATTCCAGGTGAGCAAATTGTACGCAATCAAGCCATTATTGATGGCATCATTCGGTCATCCGCTTCCAAGCGGGAAGTAACGATCGATTTACGTTAG
- a CDS encoding Gfo/Idh/MocA family protein, translated as MSRKFRIGIIGCGGIANGKHLPSLTKLANVELVAFCDIEEDRAVTAAEKYGAEGAEVYVDYTELLQDSTIDIVHVLTPNDSHAEIAIAALEAGKHVMCEKPMAKTAADAKRMAETAKRTGKKLTIGYNNRFRPDSQHLKRVCAEGELGEIYYAKAHAIRRRAVPTWGVFLDEEKQGGGPLIDIGTHALDLTLWMMDNYKPKVVLGTSYHKLSQKENAANAWGPWDPSKFTVEDSAFGMIVMENGATIVLESSWALNTLEVDEAKCSLSGTEGGADMKGGLRINGEKHSRLFTTEVDLKAGGVAFYDGATESAADLEMRTWIKSIEEDTDPVVTPEQAYVVSQILEAIYESARTGEAVYLNA; from the coding sequence ATGTCACGTAAATTTCGAATTGGTATTATTGGTTGCGGTGGTATTGCCAATGGCAAGCACTTGCCGAGTTTGACGAAACTAGCCAATGTTGAATTGGTTGCTTTTTGTGATATTGAAGAAGATCGCGCAGTAACAGCTGCCGAAAAATATGGCGCAGAGGGTGCTGAAGTGTATGTGGATTACACAGAACTTCTGCAGGATTCCACGATTGACATCGTTCATGTGTTGACGCCAAATGATTCGCATGCTGAAATTGCCATTGCGGCGCTGGAAGCAGGGAAACATGTTATGTGTGAGAAGCCGATGGCCAAAACGGCGGCTGATGCCAAGCGTATGGCAGAAACAGCGAAACGCACAGGCAAGAAATTAACGATTGGGTATAACAACCGCTTCCGTCCGGATAGCCAGCATTTGAAACGTGTCTGTGCAGAAGGTGAGCTCGGTGAGATTTATTATGCGAAAGCGCATGCTATTCGTCGCCGTGCCGTTCCGACTTGGGGCGTTTTTCTGGATGAAGAGAAGCAAGGCGGCGGACCGCTGATTGATATCGGCACGCACGCATTGGATTTGACACTATGGATGATGGACAACTACAAGCCGAAAGTCGTGCTGGGAACTTCGTACCATAAGCTGTCGCAAAAAGAAAATGCCGCGAATGCATGGGGCCCGTGGGATCCAAGCAAATTCACAGTGGAGGATTCCGCATTCGGTATGATCGTGATGGAGAACGGCGCAACGATTGTGCTGGAATCCAGTTGGGCACTCAACACACTGGAAGTGGATGAAGCCAAATGTTCCCTTAGCGGCACAGAAGGCGGCGCTGACATGAAGGGTGGACTTCGCATTAACGGAGAGAAGCACAGCCGTCTATTCACGACAGAAGTGGACTTGAAAGCGGGCGGAGTTGCCTTCTACGACGGTGCCACAGAAAGCGCTGCTGATCTCGAAATGCGCACGTGGATCAAATCGATTGAAGAGGACACGGACCCTGTTGTGACGCCGGAGCAAGCTTATGTTGTTTCGCAAATTCTGGAAGCAATTTATGAATCAGCTCGCACAGGTGAAGCTGTATATTTGAACGCTTAA
- a CDS encoding SDR family NAD(P)-dependent oxidoreductase produces the protein MQLGLQGKVALITGGSKGIGLATAIALSREGAKVAICARNQEQLQEAAIHIANITEGQVIAVQADVTSEADCQRAVEETVKRFGSLDILVNNAGTSAAQPFEQVGTEIWRQDLELKLFGAIHCSRYAIPYMRQAGGGSIVNLTTSAAKTPPASSLPTSVSRAAGLALTNAMSKDLAADQIRVNTVCIGMIRSDQLEKGWKRAAPELTWDEYAHDARHDIPLGRIGNAEEAANVITFLSSAAASYVTGTSVNIDGGKGAAL, from the coding sequence ATGCAATTAGGATTGCAAGGGAAAGTAGCACTCATAACAGGTGGAAGCAAAGGGATTGGTTTGGCAACAGCGATTGCTCTCTCTCGCGAGGGAGCCAAGGTTGCCATATGTGCACGAAATCAAGAGCAGTTGCAAGAAGCTGCCATCCATATTGCTAATATAACCGAAGGACAAGTTATTGCGGTTCAAGCGGATGTTACCTCAGAAGCGGATTGTCAGCGTGCTGTTGAGGAAACGGTGAAGCGATTCGGCAGTTTGGATATTCTGGTCAACAATGCGGGTACGTCGGCAGCGCAGCCATTTGAACAAGTAGGAACAGAAATTTGGCGGCAAGATTTGGAATTAAAGCTGTTCGGAGCGATACATTGCTCCCGGTATGCAATCCCCTATATGCGTCAAGCGGGTGGTGGCTCGATTGTGAACTTGACAACTTCCGCGGCCAAAACACCTCCAGCTTCATCCTTGCCAACGTCTGTCAGCCGTGCAGCAGGACTGGCTTTGACGAATGCGATGAGCAAGGATCTTGCTGCTGATCAGATTCGTGTCAATACGGTATGCATAGGCATGATTCGCAGCGATCAGCTGGAGAAGGGTTGGAAACGCGCAGCGCCGGAGTTGACATGGGACGAATATGCACATGACGCAAGGCATGACATCCCGCTGGGGCGCATCGGTAACGCTGAGGAAGCCGCCAATGTGATTACTTTCCTATCCTCGGCGGCAGCATCGTATGTGACAGGGACTTCTGTCAATATCGATGGCGGCAAAGGGGCGGCGTTATAA
- a CDS encoding pyruvate, water dikinase regulatory protein, protein MHTIFVCSDAVGETANTVVQATIRQFNASQVQVKRYGTIRTEDEVRSVVEEAARVGGFIAYTLVLPELREMMRQEAIRVNVNAIDIMGPMMQAFIDTFKGSPKRKVGLLYQLDEQYYQRVEAIEFTVNSDDGKDPNAMKQANIVLLGPSRTSKTPLSIYLAHKGNKVANYPLVPEVRPPATIYELEPSKVIGLTMKPDYLVRIRSERLKAVGLPFGAKYATRERVDEELAFAMKLYKELGCRIIDVSGKAIEETAGLILED, encoded by the coding sequence ATGCATACGATTTTTGTATGTTCGGATGCGGTTGGGGAAACGGCGAACACGGTTGTGCAAGCGACCATCCGCCAATTCAATGCAAGCCAAGTACAAGTCAAACGTTACGGCACCATTCGAACTGAAGATGAGGTGCGTTCTGTTGTGGAAGAAGCAGCACGCGTTGGCGGGTTTATCGCTTATACGCTGGTGCTGCCTGAACTTCGCGAGATGATGCGGCAGGAAGCGATTCGCGTGAATGTCAATGCGATCGATATTATGGGACCCATGATGCAAGCTTTTATTGATACTTTCAAAGGTTCACCGAAACGCAAAGTGGGTCTCTTATACCAGTTGGATGAGCAGTATTATCAACGTGTTGAAGCGATTGAATTCACCGTGAACAGTGACGATGGGAAGGATCCCAATGCGATGAAGCAAGCTAACATTGTGCTTCTCGGCCCTTCGCGCACGTCCAAGACACCGCTGAGCATCTATTTGGCGCACAAAGGCAATAAGGTGGCGAATTACCCGTTAGTTCCCGAGGTGAGGCCGCCAGCAACGATATATGAACTAGAACCAAGCAAGGTAATTGGATTAACGATGAAGCCGGATTATCTGGTGCGTATCCGTTCCGAACGCTTGAAAGCGGTTGGCCTTCCTTTTGGCGCCAAATATGCGACTCGGGAGCGGGTTGATGAAGAACTGGCTTTTGCTATGAAGCTGTACAAGGAACTAGGCTGCAGGATCATTGATGTCAGTGGAAAAGCGATTGAAGAAACCGCAGGACTTATTCTGGAAGATTAG
- the glpX gene encoding class II fructose-bisphosphatase produces MQRDLSLEIVRVTESAALASARWTGKGNKHSADEAATSAMRAIFSSIPFRGTVVIGEGEMDEAPMLYIGEPVGNGLGPEYDVAVDPLEGTDIVASGRNNALSVVAIAEKGNLLNAPDMYMEKLAVGPRLAGKLSLDDSLEETVHKAAALLNKEVTELTVSILDRKRHADKILVLRTLGVKIHLLSDGDVAGAMATAFPETGIDLHVGSGGAPEGVLAAAALRCMGGEFQGRLLPDSEAETQRCIEMGIRDPSKVLGMSDLVGESDIYFAATGVTSGDFLSGVKFTLGGRAETHSVVMRAETQTVRFIQCVHQTHDYRQLGSA; encoded by the coding sequence ATGCAAAGAGATTTGTCACTGGAAATTGTACGAGTTACAGAGTCCGCAGCTTTAGCGTCCGCACGATGGACAGGAAAAGGGAATAAACACAGCGCTGATGAGGCGGCAACTTCTGCCATGCGTGCTATTTTTAGCTCCATTCCGTTTCGAGGAACGGTTGTGATTGGAGAAGGCGAGATGGATGAAGCGCCGATGCTTTACATTGGAGAACCTGTAGGCAATGGACTGGGGCCAGAATATGATGTAGCGGTAGATCCGTTGGAAGGAACGGATATTGTAGCCAGTGGCAGGAACAATGCGCTTTCTGTGGTCGCAATTGCGGAGAAAGGGAATCTGCTGAATGCCCCGGACATGTATATGGAAAAGCTGGCGGTCGGGCCGCGCCTGGCAGGCAAACTCAGTTTGGATGATTCGCTCGAGGAGACGGTCCATAAAGCTGCCGCGCTTTTGAATAAAGAGGTGACTGAGCTGACGGTATCCATCTTGGATCGTAAACGACATGCGGATAAAATACTTGTTTTACGCACGCTGGGCGTAAAAATTCACTTGCTTAGCGATGGCGATGTCGCTGGGGCAATGGCGACGGCCTTCCCTGAAACGGGCATCGATCTACACGTGGGTTCCGGCGGTGCGCCGGAAGGCGTGCTGGCTGCCGCTGCGCTGCGCTGCATGGGCGGCGAATTCCAAGGCAGGCTGCTTCCAGACAGCGAGGCTGAGACGCAGCGCTGCATCGAGATGGGCATACGGGACCCATCCAAAGTACTTGGGATGAGCGACTTAGTAGGCGAATCTGATATTTATTTCGCAGCTACAGGCGTGACTTCCGGCGATTTCCTTAGCGGTGTGAAATTCACTTTAGGTGGACGCGCCGAGACCCACTCCGTTGTAATGCGCGCTGAAACGCAAACGGTTCGTTTCATCCAATGTGTTCATCAAACACATGATTACCGGCAGCTGGGCAGTGCCTAA
- a CDS encoding helix-turn-helix transcriptional regulator translates to MIELTTRQLEIIELVGKHAPITGERIAELLGISRPTIRSDLAVLVMLQHIDAKPKVGYFLGKAALEVDSPFKHIEAMKVKEIMGIPVVLRETVTVSDAVVTLFLENVGSLMIVNLQGALVGIVSRKDLLKVTLGQGTANTMPVSMVMTRHPNIVTVSPEDSVLEAARKMIHHDVDSLPVVKAASEHGHDEVVGRITKTTMTKLLLDSALGT, encoded by the coding sequence ATCATCGAGCTGACAACCCGACAATTGGAAATTATTGAACTTGTGGGTAAACACGCCCCGATAACCGGGGAACGTATCGCGGAGCTTTTGGGCATAAGCCGGCCGACGATTCGATCAGACCTCGCTGTTCTGGTCATGCTTCAGCATATTGATGCGAAACCTAAAGTCGGTTATTTTCTAGGCAAAGCGGCACTGGAGGTCGATTCTCCATTTAAACATATCGAAGCTATGAAGGTGAAAGAGATCATGGGGATTCCCGTCGTTTTGCGCGAAACGGTAACGGTGAGTGATGCGGTTGTAACCCTGTTTCTCGAAAATGTGGGGAGTCTGATGATCGTCAATCTGCAAGGCGCATTAGTTGGCATTGTCTCCAGGAAAGATTTGCTCAAAGTAACGCTTGGGCAAGGCACGGCGAATACGATGCCGGTTTCCATGGTTATGACGAGACATCCGAATATTGTGACTGTAAGTCCCGAAGACAGTGTTCTAGAAGCAGCTAGAAAAATGATTCATCATGACGTAGACAGCCTGCCTGTTGTCAAAGCAGCATCCGAACATGGCCACGATGAAGTGGTCGGCCGCATTACCAAAACAACAATGACCAAATTGCTGCTCGATAGCGCACTAGGGACTTAA
- a CDS encoding LLM class flavin-dependent oxidoreductase, translated as MKLGVLDLVPVISPADPGFALEQAVQLAQQAEKWGYSRYWVAEHHDMPGLACTSPEVLLAHIGARTQHIRLGSGALLLPHYKPLKVAENFHMLATLYPGRVDLGIGRAPGGSAQVTIALSGNFLENVRQLPTSLESLMALLDNQYECEGQVVHARPLPATPPDVWLLGTNRKSAEFAAAYGTGYVFGQFMSDSDMLEMLSVYRQNFQPSKASAVPRTLVAIGVICAPTDEEAQALASSGVPWLQSASKEETVHHLKEKTSYSERKVLIGSAASIKHQLEQMAQQCGIDEFLIVTPIPDYEKRLRSYELLRTIVE; from the coding sequence ATGAAACTTGGCGTGTTGGATCTCGTCCCCGTGATTTCCCCCGCCGATCCGGGGTTCGCCTTGGAACAGGCTGTTCAACTGGCCCAGCAAGCAGAAAAATGGGGTTATTCGCGCTACTGGGTCGCCGAACATCATGATATGCCGGGTTTAGCCTGCACATCCCCTGAGGTGCTGCTGGCGCATATCGGGGCCAGAACGCAGCATATCAGACTTGGCTCTGGAGCGCTGCTGCTGCCTCATTACAAACCGTTGAAAGTGGCAGAGAACTTTCATATGCTTGCGACCTTATATCCAGGAAGAGTGGATTTGGGCATCGGCAGAGCTCCCGGGGGGTCGGCTCAGGTTACGATCGCATTAAGCGGCAACTTCCTGGAAAACGTGAGGCAGCTGCCAACTTCATTAGAATCGTTGATGGCCTTGCTGGACAATCAGTATGAGTGTGAAGGACAAGTCGTTCATGCCAGGCCGCTGCCTGCGACTCCGCCCGATGTCTGGTTGCTAGGCACGAATCGGAAAAGTGCCGAATTCGCCGCTGCCTATGGAACGGGCTACGTGTTTGGGCAATTTATGAGTGACAGTGATATGTTGGAGATGTTATCGGTTTATCGGCAAAACTTCCAACCTTCTAAGGCCTCGGCCGTGCCGCGGACCCTTGTGGCCATAGGTGTGATTTGCGCACCTACGGATGAAGAAGCGCAGGCGTTGGCTTCTTCAGGCGTGCCTTGGCTGCAGTCAGCATCCAAAGAGGAAACCGTGCATCACCTTAAAGAGAAGACGTCCTACTCGGAACGCAAAGTGCTCATAGGGAGTGCAGCAAGTATCAAGCACCAACTGGAGCAAATGGCGCAGCAATGTGGTATTGATGAGTTCCTCATCGTCACGCCCATTCCGGATTATGAGAAGCGGCTGCGATCTTATGAACTGCTGCGGACGATAGTGGAATAG
- a CDS encoding chromate transporter, translating into MPLKQLDQLLRIFWTFLRISPLTFGGGYAMLPAIQREVVVTNQWMSDDEMAELMTVSGAAPGGVGVNVSALVGYHLAGVRGAVAAVIGITLPTFFIVLLLSIVYAFLQSYPKMQAIMEGIHAAVVGLIAAAAYKMAKSSIIDKITLFAAASTVAILLFIPVSPIVMILFGLILGLLAVYLKERWGMKDPLAPKERKTVSKSITTEYYYFADGI; encoded by the coding sequence ATGCCATTAAAACAGTTAGATCAACTATTACGTATTTTCTGGACATTCCTTCGTATTAGCCCACTGACCTTTGGAGGTGGCTACGCTATGCTGCCAGCCATTCAAAGAGAAGTGGTCGTTACGAATCAGTGGATGTCCGACGATGAGATGGCGGAGCTGATGACCGTTTCTGGGGCTGCCCCAGGCGGCGTAGGTGTGAATGTATCAGCGTTAGTCGGGTATCATTTAGCAGGAGTTAGAGGAGCAGTAGCAGCCGTCATCGGCATTACACTTCCTACCTTTTTCATTGTTCTCCTGCTAAGCATTGTGTATGCATTTCTGCAAAGCTATCCCAAAATGCAAGCGATTATGGAAGGCATTCACGCTGCTGTTGTCGGGCTTATTGCTGCAGCCGCGTACAAGATGGCGAAATCCTCCATTATCGATAAAATTACGCTATTTGCCGCAGCCAGCACAGTTGCTATCTTATTATTTATTCCCGTTTCTCCGATTGTAATGATTCTATTCGGGTTAATTCTTGGCTTGCTTGCTGTCTATTTAAAAGAAAGATGGGGGATGAAGGACCCGCTTGCTCCCAAGGAAAGGAAAACTGTAAGCAAATCAATTACGACAGAATATTATTACTTCGCAGATGGGATTTAA
- a CDS encoding chromate transporter, giving the protein MLLSLFVTFFKIGLVSFGGGYAMMPVIQREVVEQNWLSAEAFNQVITLAGTGPGPIATNSATLVGLQIAGVPGAIAATFGMVLPSLLLIILLAAFLYKWHTNKWFKSSFYGLKPVVTGFIIFAAIHFGLAGWGTADLQISWDRIATVLITVGAFFGIIKFKLHPFLVIVSSGLMGIVFFQ; this is encoded by the coding sequence ATGCTTCTGAGTTTATTTGTAACTTTTTTTAAGATTGGATTAGTCTCCTTTGGCGGCGGCTATGCCATGATGCCAGTGATTCAACGCGAGGTGGTCGAACAGAATTGGCTGTCAGCGGAGGCGTTTAACCAAGTTATCACATTAGCAGGAACTGGGCCGGGGCCAATCGCAACGAATAGCGCAACTTTGGTCGGGCTGCAAATAGCCGGAGTGCCCGGAGCAATCGCGGCTACGTTCGGCATGGTGCTGCCATCTTTGTTGCTGATCATTTTGCTAGCGGCATTCCTGTACAAATGGCATACGAATAAATGGTTTAAATCGTCTTTTTATGGATTGAAACCAGTTGTTACTGGATTTATTATTTTTGCCGCCATTCATTTCGGCTTGGCAGGTTGGGGAACGGCAGATCTGCAAATTTCGTGGGATCGCATTGCGACGGTTCTCATAACGGTGGGCGCTTTTTTCGGAATTATTAAATTCAAATTGCATCCCTTTCTCGTGATTGTTTCCTCAGGTTTAATGGGTATTGTTTTTTTTCAATAA
- a CDS encoding ABC transporter substrate-binding protein encodes MKKVFTLALSLSMMFTAVACSSGSTTTPSASTEPTKSAAATAAASTAPSKDPVKLRVAWWGGQARHDYTLKVIEMYEKAHPNVKIEAEYAPFDDYWKKLAPQASANQLPDVIQMDISYLTQYGGKNQLADLSAYTKNGLIDVSSISPNAVSGGEVGGKLVAMNLGVNALATTLDVNTFKSLGIDVPSKDWTWEDYDAIAAKAKAKGKQIGGFALHHEVFFPYYLRTLDQKMYKADGTALGFNDDKPLVDYFKRYQKWYDSGSILSLDKESQKKGVAEEDEIMLGNAITGNGWSNQFLAVANLVKDRPLELAPLPGRNGNKGLFLKPSMYFSIANSSKQKEEAAKFISFFVNDIEANKLIKGDRGVPVSSKVKDALKPLLSPNEVKIFDYVAWAEQNSSQMDPPNPVGSIEVEKLLKATSEQILYKKATVEEAAAKFRKDANAILEKNKK; translated from the coding sequence ATGAAAAAAGTATTCACTTTAGCGTTGTCACTATCCATGATGTTTACCGCAGTCGCTTGTTCATCCGGCAGCACAACAACACCATCCGCAAGCACGGAACCTACCAAGTCGGCAGCAGCAACTGCAGCAGCGAGCACAGCACCAAGTAAAGATCCAGTTAAGCTTCGTGTAGCATGGTGGGGGGGACAAGCGCGTCATGATTACACATTGAAAGTTATCGAGATGTACGAGAAGGCGCATCCAAATGTCAAAATTGAAGCGGAGTATGCCCCTTTTGATGACTATTGGAAAAAACTTGCGCCACAAGCATCCGCTAACCAGTTGCCAGACGTGATTCAAATGGATATCTCTTACCTCACGCAATACGGCGGGAAAAATCAGCTGGCTGATCTCTCGGCTTACACCAAAAATGGTTTGATTGATGTTTCCTCTATCAGCCCTAACGCAGTATCCGGCGGTGAAGTCGGCGGCAAACTGGTTGCTATGAACTTAGGTGTGAATGCACTTGCTACGACATTGGATGTGAATACGTTCAAGAGTCTTGGCATCGATGTTCCGAGCAAAGATTGGACATGGGAAGATTATGATGCGATTGCAGCCAAAGCGAAAGCGAAAGGCAAACAAATCGGCGGTTTCGCGCTTCATCATGAAGTATTCTTCCCTTACTACCTGCGCACCCTCGATCAAAAAATGTATAAGGCAGACGGAACCGCGCTTGGTTTCAATGATGATAAACCGTTAGTTGATTACTTCAAACGCTACCAGAAATGGTATGATTCAGGCAGCATCCTTTCCCTCGACAAAGAGTCGCAAAAGAAAGGTGTAGCAGAGGAAGATGAGATTATGTTAGGCAATGCCATCACTGGCAACGGATGGTCTAACCAATTCTTGGCTGTGGCTAACTTGGTCAAAGATCGTCCGCTTGAATTGGCGCCGCTTCCAGGTCGCAATGGGAACAAAGGTCTGTTCCTGAAGCCGAGCATGTATTTCTCCATCGCGAACAGTTCGAAACAGAAGGAAGAAGCAGCGAAATTCATCAGCTTCTTCGTGAATGATATTGAAGCGAACAAATTGATTAAAGGCGACCGCGGTGTGCCGGTTTCCTCCAAAGTAAAAGATGCTTTGAAACCGCTGCTGTCACCGAACGAAGTTAAAATCTTCGATTACGTGGCATGGGCTGAGCAAAACAGCAGTCAAATGGATCCTCCTAACCCCGTTGGTTCCATCGAGGTGGAGAAATTATTGAAAGCAACAAGCGAGCAAATTCTGTATAAAAAAGCAACGGTTGAAGAAGCGGCAGCGAAATTCCGCAAGGATGCCAATGCCATTTTGGAGAAAAATAAAAAGTAA
- a CDS encoding DMT family transporter, protein MLKRSPYLLLVLATCIWGGNFVAGKALVLHIPPITLATLRWTLAFCFLLPFFGKQVWELRKAFLHTWKMVLFLSLTGIAGFNTLTYVAVQYTGSINASLMNSATPIIVVLLTWFMMKERLAWSALPGILISMAGVSWIISRGSLSALLHLSFNKGDLFMIGAVICWGLYSVGMKKIAGRIPSSPFLLMQVATALVLMIPLSLIEWSIKLPEVEWNLSLASGLLYIGLFASIVSFLSWNRAIELVGPQRCAGFLNLIPLFSAVFATVFTGESLQLYHLLGAIWIVIGVYLTNYAMKKRQPAV, encoded by the coding sequence ATGTTAAAACGTTCCCCCTACCTGCTGCTAGTGCTTGCAACTTGTATTTGGGGAGGGAATTTTGTTGCAGGTAAAGCGCTTGTTCTGCATATTCCGCCTATTACCTTGGCTACGCTGCGTTGGACGCTTGCTTTTTGCTTTCTGCTGCCTTTCTTTGGCAAGCAAGTGTGGGAGTTGCGCAAGGCTTTTCTGCATACCTGGAAAATGGTGCTGTTCCTGTCTCTGACGGGAATTGCCGGGTTTAATACGTTAACTTATGTCGCTGTGCAATATACAGGTTCCATTAATGCATCCTTGATGAATTCTGCGACACCAATCATTGTGGTGCTGCTGACTTGGTTCATGATGAAAGAGCGCTTGGCGTGGTCGGCTTTGCCAGGTATTCTAATCTCGATGGCTGGCGTTAGTTGGATTATTAGCCGAGGCAGCCTGTCTGCCTTGCTCCATCTTTCGTTCAACAAAGGTGATTTATTTATGATCGGGGCTGTCATCTGTTGGGGATTGTATTCGGTTGGCATGAAGAAAATAGCTGGCCGCATTCCCTCCAGTCCTTTCCTGCTCATGCAAGTCGCTACAGCGTTAGTGCTGATGATTCCATTGTCCCTTATCGAGTGGTCGATTAAGCTGCCGGAAGTTGAATGGAATTTGTCCCTTGCCTCAGGTCTCCTTTACATCGGATTGTTCGCTTCGATCGTTTCTTTTCTGAGCTGGAATCGGGCGATAGAACTGGTAGGGCCTCAGCGCTGCGCAGGATTCTTGAACTTAATTCCTCTATTTAGTGCGGTATTTGCCACTGTTTTTACAGGGGAATCGCTGCAATTGTATCATCTCTTGGGGGCAATTTGGATTGTCATTGGCGTTTACTTGACGAACTATGCAATGAAGAAACGGCAGCCTGCCGTCTAA